The following are encoded in a window of Rhinolophus sinicus isolate RSC01 linkage group LG12, ASM3656204v1, whole genome shotgun sequence genomic DNA:
- the LY6D gene encoding lymphocyte antigen 6D yields MKTVLLLLVVLAVAAGPAQALQCHVCTSTSNCKEPQRCSASSRFCRTMLTVETLSGNLVKKECVESCKPTYSQPGQVSSGTEVTLCCQGDLCNDRLSSSAPARPLLTSTALSLALALGLLTFFLAPSL; encoded by the exons ATGAAGACTGTTCTGCTGCTCCTCGTCGTCCTGGCAGTGGCTGCTGGGCCAG cccaggctctCCAGTGTCACGTGTGCACCAGCACCAGCAATTGTAAGGAGCCTCAGAGATGTTCTGCCAGCTCGCGCTTCTGCAGGACCATGCTGACGG TGGAGACCCTGTCAGGGAACCTGGTGAAGAAGGAGTGTGTGGAATCGTGCAAGCCCACGTACAGCCAGCCTGGCCAGGTCAGCAGTGGCACAGAGGTCACCCTGTGCTGCCAGGGTGACCTGTGCAATGACAGGCTGAGCAGCAGTGCACCTGCCCGGCCCCTCCTCACTAGCACTGCCCTGAGCCTGGCGCTGGCTCTGGGACTCCTCACCTTCTTCTTGGCTCCCAGCCTGTGA
- the LYNX1 gene encoding ly-6/neurotoxin-like protein 1 isoform X1, translating into MPRLSGVAPLLPGTPARAPCGPFRTPPSCAPLCRAAVPPVDQELRESQGLSDPLCALLQPQPELSQGPAAAHLPTSTLSSPPAMAPLLALLLVALVGLPLAQALDCHVCSYNGENCFNPMRCPAMVTYCMTTRTYYTPVKMKVSKSCVPSCFETVYDGYSKHASTTVCCQYDLCNGAGLAAPGTLTLALILLATLWGLL; encoded by the exons ATGCCCAGGCTGAGCGGGGTGGCTCCTCTGCTCCCTGGCACTCCAGCCCGGGCCCCCTGTGGGCCCTTCAGGACTCCCCCTTCTTGTGCCCCTCTGTGCAGGGCTGCAGTGCCACCAGTAGACCAGGAGCTCCGGGAGAGCCAGGGGTTGTCTGACCCCCTCTGTGCCCTgctccagccccagcctgagTTGAGTCAAGGACCAGCTGCTGCCCACCTCCCCACTTCCACTCTTTCCTCGCCTCCAGCCATGGCGCCCCTGCTCGCCCTGCTCCTGGTGGCTCTGGTGGGCCTACCTCTGG CCCAGGCTCTGGACTGCCACGTGTGCTCCTACAATGGCGAGAACTGCTTCAACCCCATGCGCTGCCCAGCCATGGTCACCTACTGCATGACCACACGCACTT ACTACACCCCAGTCAAGATGAAGGTGAGCAAATCCTGTGTGCCCAGCTGCTTCGAGACCGTGTACGATGGCTACTCCAAGCACGCGTCCACCACCGTCTGCTGCCAGTACGACCTCTGTAATGGTGCTGGCCTCGCCGCCCCAGGGACCCTGACCCTGGCCCTCATACTCCTGGCCACCCTCTGGGGTCTGCTCTGA
- the LYNX1 gene encoding ly-6/neurotoxin-like protein 1 isoform X2 codes for MAPLLALLLVALVGLPLAQALDCHVCSYNGENCFNPMRCPAMVTYCMTTRTYYTPVKMKVSKSCVPSCFETVYDGYSKHASTTVCCQYDLCNGAGLAAPGTLTLALILLATLWGLL; via the exons ATGGCGCCCCTGCTCGCCCTGCTCCTGGTGGCTCTGGTGGGCCTACCTCTGG CCCAGGCTCTGGACTGCCACGTGTGCTCCTACAATGGCGAGAACTGCTTCAACCCCATGCGCTGCCCAGCCATGGTCACCTACTGCATGACCACACGCACTT ACTACACCCCAGTCAAGATGAAGGTGAGCAAATCCTGTGTGCCCAGCTGCTTCGAGACCGTGTACGATGGCTACTCCAAGCACGCGTCCACCACCGTCTGCTGCCAGTACGACCTCTGTAATGGTGCTGGCCTCGCCGCCCCAGGGACCCTGACCCTGGCCCTCATACTCCTGGCCACCCTCTGGGGTCTGCTCTGA